The nucleotide sequence GGCGACATGCTGTGGCGGGCCGCGGCGGAACGTCGCGCCGCACCGCGCGATCCCGCGGTGCCGTGACCGTCGTGGCCGACGCGGACGCCGGTTCTGGCCCAACTTCCGTGCACTGGTTACCTGCTGTAGCCCGTGGTTCCTGGTGGAATCGACGGCCTTGCTCGCACGACGTTCAGAGGATCTTGGTCATGAAGGTACTGTTCGGGTCAGGCTGGTAGTCCGCGAACGGTTCACAGTGGCGGAAGCCGAACTTCTCATAGAGTCTCCTGGCTGGCATGAAGAACTCCGTCGAGCCGGTCTCCAGGCTTAGACGTGTAAAGCCCATACCTTTGGCTTCGCGCAGGATGTGCGCCAGCAGCTGGGAGGCGATCCCGCTTCTCTGCCGGGCCGGCCTGGTCCGCATCGACTTCAGTTCCGCGTGGCTCGCATCCAGTCTCTTGATCGCACCACAGCCCACCAAGCTGTCGCTGTCCACAGCTGACCAAAACGTGATGTCGGGCTTCCGAAGACTGTCAAGGTCGAGGGCGTGCTTGCTCTCCAAGGGCGTGAGGGACCGCATTTGCTGGATGTGTTCGGCGAGGAACCCGACGATCTCCGGCCCGGAGAGGTCATCTACCACGATCTCCAATGCGCCATCCTCTCTCCGAGCCCCCGGACACCCCGAGTGCCGCCTCTACTGTCGGAGCCGCTTTCCGAGCGGCCTGGACCGAGACTATGACGACCTTGAGAGGTGCGGCCACATGCTCGGGTGCCCGGGATCACGTCGGGAGCAGGACGCGTTTGCGGAGGAGGCGGAAGTGGGACGTCGGGTTTCGACATCCACCAGGACAGTGCCGTAGTAGCGGCCTTTCCGGGTGGCGTACTCGCCGACGCCGACCACCCGCGGCGCGGGCACCTCCGGCTCAGGCAGTGCGTTGACCAGGCGCAAGACCGTGCTCCGGCTCACAGACACGCCGAGGACGGCAGCCAGCCGGGCGCAGGCCCGGCCAGCCAGGGCAAGGCCGACTGCGGTCAGGGTCGAACGCAGTCGCTCGGTGCGCTGGCCATACCTGCGGGTCAGGCCAGCTATCTGCTCCACGAAGGTCCGGCGCGGACACCTGGTGTTCCGGCACCAGAACCGCCGAACACACAGCTGGAGTGTGACGCTTCGTCCGGCGCTCGGTACGTCGGTGGGAAACCGCAGGTAGGAGCTGTGAATTCGTGTCGACCGGGCCCCGCCCCCCCGGGCAGGCAGCGTCGGCCGCGGCGCATTGCGCCTCAACGCGCGCTATCTGGTTATGCACGTCCGCCGGCAGCACCGCGACGTCTACGATCGAGGGGAACAACAGCTCCTTCAGCCGGAGCACAGCCTCTTCCACAGCGGGACCGTCAGCCCTACCGCCCCGACCACGGCCTGTTTTCGGGCGGCCTCACCCTGCACCTGGAACTCCGCGCCGCGTGATCGGCCACCGGCCTGTTCTGAGCGTGGACATCCTCGTGGTGAGCGCCTGACCTCGGCAAGTCCGCGCTGTCGGTGGCGGCTGTGAGAGACGGGGGACGAACGGCCGTATCCACCTCCCCCTCGTGCGGCCTGAGTCCGATGCCGCCCGCTCAGCGACGATCTGCTCCTAGCCTGCTGTGATGCGGATCCTGATCGTGCGCGCTTGCGGGCGAAGCGTGAACTCGGGTTGCACGTCCGGTCCACAGGCCCGTGAGCCGAGCCCGTGCTGGGCCGCGTCGATGATCAGGTGACTCGTCGTCGTTTCGGGAAGCTCAAAAGCATGACGGGCTTGCGCGATCTGTTGGGGCGTGTGGCGGCTCAGGGTGTAGCCGGGGCGGCGCCCGTGCAGGTCCGGGAATGCCTCCAGGTGCAGCACCTTGGTTTCGCCGCTCGCCAGCGTCAATCGGCGCAGTTGGGAGCGATGCCCGCTCTCCTGGGGACGCGCGTAGTCGACCGTGAGGTCTTGGATGGTGGAGGAGAACCGGGACGTGCGTGCCGCGCGCAGACTGTCGGGGTAGGACTCGAGCGGGCCCAGACCGAACCACTCGGCGCCGTCGATGGCGGCGTCGCCGTCGGGTAGGTCGAAGCAAATCCCGATCCGAGGCCACACGGCCCGCCAGTTACAAGACGGCTCGATCTCCACGCGCAGTTCCAGTTCATCGTCTTCCAGGGACCAGACGGACTCGACCGTCACCAACGTGGCGGAGTTCGCCGCGGAGACCTTGTCGACGGTGCGCAGGGCGTCCGCGGCGTGCGACACCGACAGGCGACGGCTGGTCAGCCGGTGGAGCCCCTCGCGCCGCCACAGTTCGGCATTGGCCACCCCGGGAGTGCCGGCGTCGCTCCCCTCGACTCCGTCAGAGGGGCTTTCGTCGTTGTCGGTCGGCGCGCGGAACAGCTCCAGCCGCGGGCCCGTCACCGCGCGGCCGGCGAGCCTGACCAGGGATCCGCTGATGAACTCGGCGATGCCGAGCGTCAGCGTTCCGTCGCCCGGATGCCAGTCTTTCCGCGTCCGGACAGCGGGGGCAGGACGGCGTACCGAGCAATCCAGTTGGGCAGTCGCGATCACATGCCCTTCGGGCGCCCAAGCGGTTGCGGCTGCCAGCACTGCGTCGATCGTGAGCCATGTCTCGGCGTCGGGCGACACTTCGATGTGCGGCAGCTGAACCCGTCCTGACTCGCCCGCAGTGACGACGGGGACCTCCAACTCACCGAAAGCCACCGGGGTACCGTCGTGTTCCACGCGCCAACGGAAGCGCAGGTCGGACGTGTCGGCCGAGTGCCGCAGATTTGAGATCGCGACTCTGTCCGCGTCGAAGGTGAAGCGGACCGGCTGGACGACTGCCTTGTACTCGTGGAGGCTGGGCGTGGGGACGTCGTTGCTCAATAGCATGCCGTCCATGACGAAATTCCCGTCGTGCACGACCTCCGCGAAGTCACCGCCGTAAGCGTAGTACGGCGTTCCATCCGGGGTGGTGGCCAGGATGCCGTGATCGCGCCACTCCCATACGAAGCCGCCGTGCAGCCGCGGATACCTGTGCACGAGCGCTTCGTACTGGTCGAAGGCTCCCGGCCCGTTGCCCATGGCGTGTGCGTACTCGCACAGCAAGAATGGCTTGGTGCGCTGGCGGGCGCTCTGGGCCGGAGTGCAGTTGAGCAGCGCCGAGCGGGCGCCCGGGGTGCCGATCTCCTCGGTCTCCGCCACCGATGCGTACATGCGCGAGTAGATGTCGGTGTAGTCGCCGGTGTGGTCACCCTCGTAGTGCACGGGGCGTTCGGCGTCGCGGGCGTGGACCCACGCCGACATCGCCGCGAGATTGCTGCCCGTCCCTGCCTCGTTGCCGAGCGACCAGATCACGATGCTGGGATGGTTCTTGTCGCGTTCGACGGTGCGTTGGATGCGGTCCAGATAGGCTTCGCGCCATGCGGGATCGTCGCTCGGATTGCCGGCCCAGCCGACTTTGTCGAAGCCATGCGTCTCCAGATCGCATTCGAGGATGACCCAGAATCCGAGTTCGTCGGCGAGGTCGAGCAGCCGCGGATGCGGTGGGTAGTGGCTGGTGCGTATGGCGTTCACGTTGAACCGCTTCATGCGGGCCAGGTCTTCGCGGGCGTGTTCCTCGTCGAAGACACGGCCGCGCTCGGGATGAGCCTCATGGCGATTCACCCCGTGGAACACGACGCGGTGGCCGTTGACCAGGAACTGATCCCCGCGGATCTCGACCGTGCGGAAGCCGACCCGCAGTGCGATGCGCTCCGCGGCCGAAAACACCGTGGCGTCATACAGGCGGGGCTGCTCGGCCGACCACGGCTCCACGCCCGCGACGTCGAGGGGTTTCACGTCGGCTGCCGTGCTCCACACCTGCTCGATGCCGAGTTCAGGGATGCGCAGGGTGAGGGGGAATGCCGCCGGTCCGGCGATGACTTCCGGATCCAGACGCCCCCGCCCGTTGTCAAAGCCGGTCCGCAGCCAGACGTCCTCGATGCCCCCGACCGGCCGGGCCAGGAGGGTGACGTCACGGAAAATGCCCGGCAGCCACCACTGGTCCTGGTCCTCGACGTAACTGGCCGCCGACCACTGGTGCACACGCACCGCCACGACGTTGTCGCCTGGGTGGACTGCGCAGGTCACGTCGAACTCGTGGGCAAGCCGGCTGCCGCTGGCGCTGCCGATCTCTACACCGTTCACCCACACCTTGAACAGCGATTCGACCCCGTCGAACCGCAGCACGACACGGTCTCCCTCCGACCAGCCCGAAGGCAGATGGAAGTGGCGGCGGTAGTCGCCGGTGGGGTTCTCATCCGGAACATGGGGAGGGTCGATCGGAAACGGGAACTGGATGTTCGTGTAGATCGGCCGGCCGTAGGCTCCGCCACCCTGGAGCACCCAGTGCGAGGGCACCGGGATGCTGTCCCAACTGTGGTCATCGAAGCCCTCGGCCGCGAAGTCCTGCGCCGCCGATGCCGTAGGTGACAGACGAAAACGCCAGGGCCCGTTCAGCGAGAGGGAAGGGGCGTCGGAGTGCAGCCACGAGCGTGCCGGGCGCAACGCGCCACGCCCAGGTGCGGTGTCCGAAACAAACGCGGAAGACTCGGAAGTCAAGAGGTCACAACTTTCGTGAGAGCGGGGGAATCAGGCGCGGACTGGCAGCCCTCGGCCTCATCACTGTCAGCTCGATTCCTGCCTGCGGATGTCGTTGGTCACCTGAGCACGACGGTTCGGATTTCCCACGGCCCGAGGACGAGCTCGAACCCGCCGCGCACAGGCACCGGCTGAGAGACCGGCCGGCCCAGCAGGTCCACCGTGGTGACCTCGGTGAACGCACCGGTCATGCCGACGGTCGACGCGGTGTCGCTCATCGCGGCCAATCGCACCTCGGTTCCGGCACTGCGCGCGCTGTCGGTGACGCGGCGGATGCTTGAGACGTGCACGTTGCGGCCATCGACCCGTATGCCGCTGGTGCCGGGCGGAAGCGGGTCTGTGCTGGGCGCGGTCCCGCGGGCGATGAGTGCGTCGTTGCGGAACTCCTCGGCCAGAGCGACCGCGTTCGCCCCCTGCCAGCCGGCTGCTGAGGGCACGATGGCGAAACGGTTCTCGATGCGCATGCCGAGATCCTGCGCGCCCGGTGCGGCAATTTCGCTTGCCGCGGGCTCGTCACGGAGGGGATGGATGTTGACGCTGATCGAACCGATGGCGCGCAGCAGGGTGATGGCGAGTGCGCAGCCGCCGTCGACGAGTTCGTATTCGCCGGCGTGGTCGAGCAGGACGGTGGCGGGGCCGGCCGATACGAAGGAACTCGCCGGAAACGTCGGGATCGGGAACTCGCCCCAGCCGCCCTCGGCGGTGAGCCCACGCCTGGTGACGGCGAACTGTCCAGCAGACGCGGACGTGTCCACCGGCTGGGGCAGAGGAACGTGCAGGCGCAGCCGGTGGTCGGCGCTCTGGTTCAGGAACGAGGTGGACAGGCGGACGAACGGCTCGCCCGCGCGTACCTCCACCAGCATGTCCACCGGCGTTTGGACGGTGTGGCCGCTGCGCAGATCCCGGTCGTGGGAGAGCGCGGCGGGCCAGTCGTAGACGCGGGTGACCAGCATCCTGGAACGCAGCGGTCCGCTCTCCAGGAGTTGGACGGTGGTCTTCGTCGGCTCCGACACGAGCACATCCCGAGCCGGGGGAGCGTAGTTGTAGCTGTCGCCACGGTCACCACCGTCGACGAGGCGGCCGACCCCAGCCAGGACAGTGCCGTCCGCACCGGTCACATCCAGGGTGCCGTCGTCGGCGACCGCGACCTTGACCAGCCCGTTGGCCAGAGTGTCGGCCCTGGCCGTCGCAGGAGCCAGGGGTGTCGCTGGGACGGCGGACCGGTCGCCGGCCGTGACCCGGAAACTGGCCAGCCCGCCGGCCGGGACGTGGACGGGCACCAGCGCGGTGGCCCGGGCTTCCGTCAGCGTCCGCACCCGCCACTCACCCGGATGCGCGGCCGCGGCGGCGGCGACCTCGCGGCGCAGGATCAGCAGGTCGAACGGCCCGGCGGGCGCCTCGGCGAGGTGGAAGACGAGTGAGCCGGGGGCGATTTCGTAGTGGTCGATCAGACGGCCGAACAGCTCGCGGCGGTGAATGCGGCGCAGCACTCGTTCGAGCTGCGACGCATCCAGACGTTCGTCGCTGAGGACGGTTGGGGCCTGGGAGATCAACTGTACGGGATGCGCCGATCCGCCGGCCGTGGTCGAGACCAGCGTGGAATCTTCCGGCGGGACCATGACATCCACCTCGACCAGAGCCGTTCGCTCCCAGGGCAGGGGATTGGCCACCAGGAAGCCGTCGCCCGGCACCCGGGCGGCGGGTTCGGCGAGGGCCGCGTCCCGAACGGCACGAGCCGCCTGCGCGGCTTCGGCGAGCCGTGCCGCGACCTGGTCGCAGGTCTCGTCGGTGCCGGATCCGACCACCGAATCATGCGCCGTCGACTCGATGACCTTGTGCCACGCGAGAGAGAGGAACGGCGAGTCGTCGCGCCGGGACCACAGTGCGTTCATCCGCTCGGCGTGGTCGATGGTGCGCTCGGCCACGGCCATCCGCTGCTTGAGCCCGAGCCGCACCGACAACACACCCGGAAGGATGTTGCCGCGCACATGGCTGCGCAACTCACCGGTGACGACCGCGGACACCTCGTCACGCACGTGCTTGCGGATGTACTCCTCGAGCGTCGCGACGGTGATGGCACGCTCCGGGCTGGATGCGTGCCGCAGCCACGCCGCCAGTTGCGGGTCGGGCGCGTTGTGGTCGGTTCCGGCCATGGCCAGCACCGGATCTCCACCCCATCGTTCGGCGGTCATCTGGGCGTACTCGCCCAGCGCGCGGCGAATCCTGTCGGGCACCAGCAGGACGTCGAGACCGTTGTCGTAGCCGTCGAAGAGGAACTCGGTGCGCACTTCGGAGCCGTCGGGCGCGCGCCAGCGAAAGGCGTGACCCGCGACGGAACCGGGGACACCGCGCCACAGCGCCGCATGTTCGATCCCGGCACGCGCCAGGATCTGCGGCATCTGCGCGATGTGGCCGAACATGTCCGGGAGATAGCCGATGGACATCGCGCCGCCCAGCTTTTCCGCAGCAGCCCAGCCCATCTGCAGGTTGCGCACGATGGTTTCGCCGGAGCAGAGGAACTCGTCGAGGAGGATGAGCCACGGGCCGATCGCGAGCCGGCCTTCGCTGACCAGAGCGATGATGCGCTCACGGTTTTCCGGCCGCATCTCCAGGTAGTCCTCGATCGCGGCCATCTGCCCGTCAACGGTGAACCGGAAGTCCGGGTCGGCTTCGGCTGTTTCCAGCACTGTGTCGAGGGCGGCGACCAGCCGGTGCCGGAAGACCTGGAACGGCTCATACCATTCCCGGTCCCAGTGGAAATGAGGCACGAAGACGGCGGAGTTGCGCATGGCGAGAGGGACCCTCTGACCTTCTGTGCTGGCGGGCGTGGGGGAGCGTGGAGCGGGGCGGGCGGTCATTTGAGGGAGCCGGCGGCGAGCCCGGTGCGCCAGAACCGCTGGAGAAGGATGAACACGATGATCACGGGCACGATCGATACCAGCGATCCAGTGATCACCGACTGCTGTAGCAGCGGGGCCCGGGCGGTCTGGCCGTTCCACTGGTACAGGCCGAGCGTGATCGGGAACAGCGACTCCTTCTGCAGCATCACCATCGGCAGGAAGAAGTTGTTCCAGATTGCCACGAACTGGAACAGGAAGATGGTGACCAAGGCCGGTGTCATCAGTCGGAATGCCACCGAGAAGAACGTCCGGAACTCGCTCGCACCGTCCAGACGCGCCGACTCGATCAGCTCCTGCGGGACGGCGGCGTTCGCGAAGATGCGCGCGAGATAGACACCGAACGGGCTGACGATGCTCGGCAGGAACACCGCGAGGTAGGTGTTGACGATGCCGGTCTCCGAGAACAGCAGGAACAGCGGCAGGGCGAGTGCGGTGGTAGGCACGAGGACGCCGCCGAGGACGACGGAGAACAGCAACTCGCGTCCACGGAAGGGGAACTTGGCCAGTGCGTAGCCGCACAGCGCGGAGATCAGCGTTCCAACGGCCGCACCCAGCACCGCGTAGATGACGGTGTTGACGGCCCAGCGGCCGAAGATGCCGTCGCTGCGGGTGAACAGGATGCGGACGTTGTCGATCAGGTTGAAGTTGGAGAAGACCAGCCCGTTGGTGGAGGCGAGGTCGCCCTGCGGCTTCGTCGCGGCGACGATGAGGAAGTAGACCGGCAGCATGAAGTAGACGGCCAGCAGGCACATCAGGGCCGTCACGGCCGTCCGGCTGACGCGGCTTTCACGGGACACGGATGGGTCGGTCACAGCCCGGCCTTCTTCGAGGTCAGTCGCATGAACCCGAAGCTCAAGACGAAAGTGATGACGGCGATGACCACGGAGATCGCCGCGGCCTGCTGGTAGTTGTTCCCGGAGGCCACCGCGTACGCGAGCATGTTCGGGGTGAACGTGCTCGAGATGTTCGAGGAGATCTGCCGCAGCACGGCCGGTTCGGCGTAGAGCTGAAGGGTGCCGATGATCGAGAACACCGTGGTCAGGACGATCGCCGGGGCGATGATGGGAACCTTGATACGCCAGGCGATCGTCCACTGGCCCGCACCGTCGAGCTTCGCGGCCTCGTAGAGCTCCTGCGGGATCGCTTGCAGCGCCGCGTACATGATCAGCATGTTGTAGCCGGTCCACAGCCAGGTGGAGACGTTCGCCGCTGACCACAGCACGGCCCCCGGGCCGAGGAAGTCGGGCTGCCAGCCGATGCCCTCGAGCAGGTCGACGACCGGGCTGAGCTGCGGGGAGTACAGGTACGACCACATGATGGCAGCGATGACACCCGGCACGGCGTACGGCATGAACGCGGTGATGCGGAAGAACGCCTTGAGCCGCAGCAGGGGAGTGTCGAGCAGCAAGGCCATGATCAGCGCGATGAACAGCATCACGGGCACCTGCACGATGCCGAACAGTCCGATGCGGCCGATGCTGGCCCAGAACTCGGTGTTCTGGAACACCTGCGCATACTGCTCGAATCCGCCGAAGGCCGTGTACGAGGTCCCGTACTGGCCGCCGGTGCGGCGCACCACGCGCAAGCTCTGCCAGAGCGCGTAGCCGACGGGTGCCACGTAGAACAGCAGGAAGGGGAGGAAGAAGGGGGTCAGGAACGCGGCGACGGTGCCCACCCGGGGGCGGCCGCCGTTGCGTCGGCGGCGGCCCCCGGGCGACGACATCACGTGGGGCACGCGGGTTGAGATGTCGGTCATGTCGCAGTCACTTGCCCGCCGTGGCCGGGATCGCCTGGTCCTTCATCGACTTCAGCGCGGCGGCCTGGGAGGTGGAGAGGGCGTCGGTGAGCGTGCCGTCTCCAGCCGCCGCCTTGGCCATCGCGTCCTGTAGCGCCAGGTTCGCGGTCTTCTGCGTGGGACCCCAGGCGAAACTGGTGTTGATCTTCTTGGACGAGTCCGCGAAGACGTCGAAGATCTTCTCGTTGTTGTAGTAGGCGACACCTTGCGACAGCGCGGGAAGGCGCAGCCCGGCGTTGGCCGCCGGATAGAGGCCGCCCAGCTTGTTCTCCAACGCGAGGGCCTTGGGGTCGGTGTTGAGCCAGGTGTTGAACTTGACTGACTCGTACAGATGGCTGTTGCCCTTCATGAAGGCCACCGTCGATCCGCCCCAGTCACCGGACGCGCCGTCCGCGCCCCACGTCGGCATGGGGACGATCGTCCATTTGCCGGCCTGCTGGGGCAGATTGTCGCGGAACATGCTGTAGCCCCAGGAAGCGCCGACGTAGCTGGCCACCTGGTCCTTCTGGTACGCGGCGTACATCTGCGTCGACCCGTTGGCCAGATCGGTGCGCACGAGCTTGTCGGATATCAGCTTCTGCCAGTACTCCGCGACCTGCTTGCTCTGGTCCGACTCGACGGTGACGTGCCACTTGTCGCCGGAGTAGCTGTACATCTCGGCGCCGTTCTGCCAGAGCAGACCGTTGAACCACTCGGCATTGTTCGGGTCGAAGAACGTGATGCTGATGTTCGGGTTCGCCTTGTGCAGCTTCTGTGCGGCCGCCGCGTACTCGTCCCAGGTCTTGGGGATCGGGAGGTCGTACTTCTTGAAGATGTCGCTGCGTACATAGAGCGCCATCGGACCGGTGTCCTGCGGGAAGGCGAACACGCCGGTGCCGCCGAAGCTGGTCTGCGACCACGTCCACGGAACGAACTGCGACTTGGCCGCGGCGGCTGTCGAGCAGGCGGAGGCGTCCACGAAGGCGTTCTGGGTACGCAGGCTGGGGAGCTGGTCGTAGCCGACCTGTGCCAGGTCCGGAGCCTTCCCCGCCTTGAGGGCGTTGCCAAGGGTGCCGTACTGGTCGTTGGAGATGTTCTTGGTCTGAACCTGGATGTCCGGGTTGTTCTTGTTCCACAGGGCGACGACCTTGTCCATGCCCGGAACGGTGTTCCAGTACTGAAGGGTTACCTTCCCCTTCGCAGGCGTACAGGAGCCTGCGGCTGCCGTATCCGAGTCAGCGGGTGACGAACACCCGGCGAGTAGCGCGAGACTGAGGGCGGCGGCGGCCGCGAGGCCGGTGCGCGTGACTGTGGTGCTCATATTTTCCGTTCCAGAGAACGACTAGCTGCGGGTGCTAGGCGGGGTCGACGTTGACACCTCAGGCGAATGCCATCTGGTTGGAACAATGGGACCGTGAGCGGTAACGTGAGCGCTCACGGGAGCGCTCACGGTGATGATGTTCTGAAGTGATTGGGAGTGTGCGCTTCGGCACAGCCGAGTGTCAAGGCTCCTGAATCACACACCGGGCCCTGGCTGCGGAGGCAAGTCGATGCAACAACTCGAAACCCCAGGAGGAGAGGTGGCGCATGTGCCGGCCGCCTGGTTCACCGCCGAGATCGTCAAGCGCCCACCCAGAGGGTCGCACCGCGGCTTCAGCCCGGGCATACTCGGTGCGCCTGCGACGTGGCCGCGTCGACCACTACGCGGAGGTAAGTGATGGTGTCGTCGGAAACCGGCTCTCGCAGGGTGACGATCGATGACGTGGCGCGGATCGCCGGTGTGTCCCGGCAAACCGTGTCACGGGCGCTCAACGACAAGGGCGAGATCGGTGTTTCCACCAAGCAGCGCGTTCTTGACGCCGCCCTCGAGCTCGGATACCGGCCGAGCCGGTTCGCCAGGGGGCTCGTCCGGCAGGACGCGATCAGCGTCGGGCTCGTGATCCCCGATCTCCTCAATCCATTCTTCACCGAGGTAGCCGCCGCTTCGCTGGACGCGGCACGGGCGCGTGGCTGGCATGTTGTCGTGTACGACACCGGTGACCGCATTCAGGAGGAGCGGGGCATGCTCGAGGTGATCGCCTCCCAAGTGGACGCCGTAGTGGGGTACCTGAGCCAGCCGGAGGGCGAGATCGACAAGCTGATGCGCGGGCTCCCCGTGGTGCTCATCGACCGGGAGCACCGCACCGAGCGGTTCAGTTCGATCCGGATCGACGGTGAGGGGGGCGTTCACGCCGCGATCCGGCATCTGGTCGACTCGGGCCATCAGCACATCGGAATGCTCGATCATGCGGGCCGGTCCGAGCCGAGCATCCGCCACGACTGGTTCGTCAGCGCGATGTCCGCCTGCGGACTGGATGCCGGATCGGTCAGTCGGGCAGATCAGAGCGTTGAGGGCGGGGAGAGCGCACTGAAGGAACTTCTCGCCCGTCACCCCGATATAACCGCCGTGTTCACGTTCAATGACGTCATCGCCATCGGAGCACTGCGCGCCGCCCGTCGACTAGGACGGCGGGTTCCTCGCGACCTCGCTGTGATCGGCTTCGACGGCCTCCGGCTCGGAGCGCTCGTCGAGCCGCCGCTGTCCACCGTTGCTCTGGACACGCGGGGACTCGGCGCGCTCGCCGTGGAACAGACCGCCCGGCTGCTGGCCACAAGCAGTCCGCTCAGCCGGGATGAACTGGTGGTCAGGGCAGAACTCCAGCTGCGTGAATCCGCATAGCAGGTGCCGCACCACCGGTGGGTGGCGTACTGCCTCTGTTCCTACAGGCCGTCGGTTCTGTTGTAGCGCCGTATTCGAATCAGCGAGCGCGGTCCCCAGGACGGGCGGCGACAATGATCGCGCCGAGTTCTATGCTGGTGAGGTTGGCCGGGTCGGTGAACAGGACGACGTCCGTCGCGCCCGCGGCCAGCGCGGCATGGCTCACCTCGACCGTCACGGCGCCCGCGTAGCCGCGGCCGCGGAGGTGAGCTGGGGTGTAGACGGGGTCCACCCGGATCATGCCGCCGACGATCGAGGTCGCGGCCGCCATGGA is from Streptomyces hygroscopicus and encodes:
- a CDS encoding LacI family transcriptional regulator, whose product is MVSSETGSRRVTIDDVARIAGVSRQTVSRALNDKGEIGVSTKQRVLDAALELGYRPSRFARGLVRQDAISVGLVIPDLLNPFFTEVAAASLDAARARGWHVVVYDTGDRIQEERGMLEVIASQVDAVVGYLSQPEGEIDKLMRGLPVVLIDREHRTERFSSIRIDGEGGVHAAIRHLVDSGHQHIGMLDHAGRSEPSIRHDWFVSAMSACGLDAGSVSRADQSVEGGESALKELLARHPDITAVFTFNDVIAIGALRAARRLGRRVPRDLAVIGFDGLRLGALVEPPLSTVALDTRGLGALAVEQTARLLATSSPLSRDELVVRAELQLRESA